The genomic stretch GAAGAATGCAAATGGAGTTGGAGGCTATTATCAAGGGTTACCTGCTACAACATACAGTGGAAGACCTTTGAAAGAGTTTGATGATATACTACACGATTTTGGAGACCCAAAAGAATACTGTTTATCTGATATGATTTACCTAATCTCTGGTGTGGACACTTATCAAACAAATGGAAAGTCATTATTCGCAAATCAAAGATCATTACCTTCAATGATATTAAAAACCAAATCCGTGGGAAATGTTTATCGCATTTCAAATATGATTGGTAAACCGAAAAGAATACTAAAATAAATGAAAATTGTTTTAGTATTTTAAATCTTACAACAGCATTAAAAAATCGGGGTCGTTTCAATTATATGAAACGACCCCGATTTTTTAATGCTAATTTCTAAAAAGAAACTATTTCTTTTTATCTGCTGCTGCTTCTTCCTGGCGCAACTGACGAGTCATTACGATAGATGCGATGGGAATACGCTTGGAGTTCATGATTTCCAATGCAGGTTCCTGTACATCTTCTACACGGATATTGCCATTCAGTTCAAGATTGGTAATATCTACTTCGATAAACTCTTTCAGATCTTTAGGCAAAGCTTTTACTTTCAACGATTTTAATTTAGTGATAAGTTTACCACCTGCTTTTACACCTGCCGAATTACCGGTAAGTTTTACAGGAATTGTAGCGATTACTTTTTTACCTTCTACAAGTTCCAGTAAATCTATATGCGTAAGTGTGTCTGTAACTCTGTCGAACTGTAAATCTTTCAGAATTGCAGGATAGGTTTTACCATCAATTTTTACTTCAGCTTTTTGAAACTCTCCGGTGTATACTAAAGGTTTAAACGCTTTAGCAGAAGCGTAAAAGTTGATCTCTTTTTCGCCGCCATAAATTACACCAGGCACATTTCCCTGAGAGCGAATTTGGCGGGTGGCTTTCTTTCCGCTTTCGGTCCTCAGTTGTCCTTCGATTGTAATTGTTTTCATTTTTTATGTTTGAATTTTAAATAAAAAACATTTTTATTTGTTTGCTCTTTCGCGTTCCCTTAATTGAGAATGGATAAACAAACTTGTAATGCTCTTGTTTTCATAAGCATTTCTTATTGCGATAGCGAACAAATCAGCGACTGACAATACTTTAATTTTGTCGGAAGATTTCTCCATCGGAATAGTATCGCACACCACCATCTCTTCCAGCACGCTATTTTCGATTGTTTCGTAAGCCTTACCGCTTAATATCGGATGCGTACACAACGCCCGAACACTCTTTGCACCTTTTTCTTTCAGCAATCCTGCGGCTTTGGTAAGTGTGCCCGCAGTATCGCAAATATCATCAATCAGCACAATATCTTTTCCTTCCACATCGCCGATAACTACCATGCTTGCGATTTCGTTGGCACGCTTGCGATGCTTATCGCAAATGACCATTTCTGCATTGAAATAGTTGGCAATTTCCCTTACACGGTTGGTACTTCCAACGTCAGGGGCGGCAAAGGTAAGATTTTTTAGCTTTAATTTCTCAATATAAGGAATAAAAATTGCGGAGCTGTCCAAATGGTCCACCGGAATGTCGAAGAATCCCTGGATCTGCGCAGCATGTAAATCCATTGTAACCACTCTGTCTGCACCGGCAGCTTCGATTAATTTTGCCACTAATTTCGCGCCGATTGCCACGCGCGGCTTATCTTTTCTATCTTGCCGTGCGAAGCCGAAATAGGGAATTACGGCGACAATTTTGTAAGCGCTGGCACGTTTTGCCGCGTCAATCATCAGCAAGAGTTCCATCAAATTGTCGGTTGGAGCGAATGTGCTTTGTACCAAAAAAACATAATCGCCGCGAATACTTTCAAGAAACACAGGCTGAAATTCGCCATCACTGAATTTTTGAATATTGATTTTCCCGAGTGGCGCACCGAAACGCTTGGCTATTTTTTGCGCCAGCTCCTGCGAACCTGTGCCGGAGAAAATCTTTACGGAAGGATTCATCATAAATAGATAATGTGGAGATTAGGCGCGAAGATAAAAATTTGAAAGAAATAGAGCGGAAATAATTTTTATATAAATTTGATTGTTGAGTTCGCAATAGCGGCAAATAGTACTCTTTATGTTTTTTACAAACAATTTGAAACAAATCAACATGGAAAAACTCTCTATTAAAAACTGGGCGGAAGATGACCGACCACGCGAAAAACTCTTACTCAAAGGCGCATCGTCATTGAGTAACGCGGAGTTGCTTGCGATTCTCATCAACAACGGAACGAGATATGCATCGGCGTTGGATTTGGGAAAATCATTATTGAACAAAGCGAACAACAGTATTCATCAACTTTCAAAACTATCTGTCAAAGAAATTTTGCAATTGAAAATAAAAGGCATTGGCGAAGCAAAAGCGGTAACGCTTGTTGCCGCATTGGAACTTAGTAATCGCCGGGATGCAGAAGCAAAATTGAAAACAAGCATTACGCAAAGCAATGAAATCGCAGCGTTTTTAAAAGCTAAATTGCAATACTTGCAGAAAGAAGTTTTTGCTGTCGTATTTCTCAACAATAGCAATAAGATAGTTCAGTTTGAAATTATCAGCGAAGGTGGCATTACAGGAACTTTGATTGATGTGCGGATTATTTTGAAAAAAGCATTACAGCACAATGCGACCAATATTATTATTTGCCACAATCATCCGAGCGGAAATTTAAAACCAAGCCGGGCAGATGTTGATATTACTCAAAAAATAAAATCCGCATCCGAAACTTTGGACATCAAATTGCTTGACCACATCATTGTTTCGGACACGGGATTTTTAAGTTTTAAAGACGAAGGATTGTTTTAATTAATTTGCCGAATAAGTCGAATTGATAAACTTCGCAACATTGTCGTGCAATTTTTTCAACGACTCAAGATGCAGGTAAACCATGTGTCCCGAATTATACCGTGCGTATTCAATATTCTTTTGCAATGAAGCAGGCATGGGCAAATGCTTCATTTCATATTCGCCTTCATAATATGGTGTTCCCAAATCAAAGTAGCCGGAATTCAGCATTACTTTTAAGCTTGGGTCTTGAATCATTGCATTTGCCAAATCGTTCATCACATTCGGAAAACCAACAAATCCTCTGCGGTGGAAATCCCAGCGACCGGTATTGCCATAATTGTGAAACTCCTGTCCTTTGCCGAACTTCAAAGTGGTACGGGCGTAACTATTAAAAGTCGCAGTAAAAGCGCCATCGATATACGAATCCATCGGGTCGTATTCGGCGCCTTCGCTTAATGGGTCAATAGCATAACCGGAAAAACGAGAATCCAGTCTTCCCGTGATTTTACTGCTGTCGCCAAGCAATGTTTGTTCAAACTGTGGACCGTTTACTCTAAGATTAGCTTTCTTGATATAATCAACAGGTAAGCCTGTATATTCATGCAACTTTTCAGCAATTTGGTTGAAAGAATTTGCATCGAGCGCTGCGCCTTGGTTTAATGCAAGCGCGTAATCATTCATCGCAAAATGCTCAACTTCTTTCAGGAACGGTTCTAATTGCGCAGGTTTATTCGGCAGCTTGTTGTGATACCAAGCCGTTGCTGCAAATGAAGGTAATACCAATTCAAATGGAAGTCCGTCTCCGGGATTTTGTCCGGTTGTTTCCGTCATAAAGCTGTATGAAAACAATTGCGACAAAAGAATAACGCCATTCAGACTGATGCCTTCGTTTTCCAAATCATTTGCCACAACAGCGGAACGGAAAGTTCCATAGCTTTCGCCGAACAAATATTTGGGCGAGTTCCATCTGTCAAATACGCTTACAAATTGTTTAATAAAAGCTGTAAATGCACGTCCGTCCTGGTCAATGCCGTAAAATTGGTCGGGAGTTCCCGCGCCGCCCATTTCTTTTGTAATGAGTTTGCTGAAACCTGTACCCGGCGCATCTATGAATACCAAATCGCTTGCATCCAGCAGGCTGTAATCGTTATTGACCGTTCGGTACGGTGCTTTGGTCCTGCCGGCTTCATTAAGGTAAACTCTTTGCGGACCCCACGCGCCCATATGCAGCCAGAGTGTGGCGCTGCCGGGACCTCCGTTGTAGATAAATGTAACCGGGCGTTTCGACGGGTCTCCGCCTTTTTTAAAATACGCCGTGTAAAATACGCTCATAGTGGGAACGTCTTCTCCGTTTTTTAAAATTAATGTTCCCGCGACAGCCTGGTAATCAATGTGTTTTCCTTCCACCGTTACCGAACCTTCCGTTACCGATTTCTGCGGTTTTTTGTAATCTATAGTTGAGCTGTCTCCTTTTCTTTCGGGTCGCGGCGCCATGCTTGAATCTCTCCTGAATGGTCTTTGTGAAAATGCAGAAAATGATAGAAGCGACATCAGCGCACCCGAAGCAATGTGTTTTGTAAATTTCATTTGCATGAGTTTTTGGATAATGATTAAAATATTTACGGAATCGATTTATAAAAAATCGCCTTTGATTGAGGCATTGAAGTTAAGATATTTTAAATATTCATTTATATTTTTGAAAACCTTTTCGGTTAATCGGATATTTTATTCGTCAAGGTCAGATTTGTGAAGCATTTTCTCTTTGTTCCCGAAGTGTTCCGAATAATTTTTCATTTTCTACTTTCTACTTTTGTGTTATTATTGCAAAATTCTGAAATAACGAAACGAATATATTTTATCAGTTATGGCAAAAAATTTATTGATAGTTGAGTCGCCTGCGAAAGCAAAAACCATTGAAAAAATTTTGGGCAAAGACTTCGAAGTTGTGAGCAGCTACGGGCATATCCGCGATTTGGACAAAGGCGATAACGGTATTGACATTGAACATAAATTTACGCCGCATTATATTGTTCCCGACGATAAAATTAAAGTTGTAAATCAATTAAAACAGCAGGCAAAAAAAGCAGGCGAAGTGTGGCTCGCATCGGATGAAGACCGTGAAGGAGAAAGCATCAGCTGGCATTTGGCGCAGGTTTTGGGGCTTGACCCGAAGACAACTAAAAGAATCGTTTTTCACGAAATTACCAAGCCTGCGATTGAACGCGCTGTGCAGAATCCGCGCACGATTGATATGAATTTGGTAGATGCGCAGCAAGCCCGTCGTGTATTGGACAGATTGGTTGGCTTTGAATTAAGTCCCGTTTTGTGGCGAAAAGTTGGTATGCAACGCAGCCTTAGCGCAGGTCGCGTGCAAAGTGTTGCCGTGCGGTTGATTGTGGAACGCGAAAGAGAAATCAATGCGTTCACAACCGAAAGTTCGTTCAAAGTTGAAGCTATTTTTCAGGCGGATGACATCAATAAAAAGAAAGTAAATTTTAAAGCGGAAAGCGGCAACAAATTTGCCGATGCAACATCCGCAGAAGCATTTTTGGAAAGTTGTAAAAACGCAACATATAAAGTAAATGATATTCAGGTAAAGCCCGCGAAACGCACGCCGTCCGCACCTTTCACGACTTCGACATTGCAGCAGGAAGCAAGCCGCAAGCTTGGTTTCGGCGTGAGCAAAACCATGATGCTGGCGCAACGTTTGTACGAAAATGGTTTCATTACTTATATGCGTACCGATTCCGTGAATTTGAGTGCAATGGCTTTGGGCGAAATTCAATCTGAAATAAAAAATTCATATGGCGAAAAATATTATCAGCCGCGCAAATTCAAAAACAAAAACGAAAGCGCACAAGAAGCGCACGAAGCCATTCGCCCGACATATATTCAAAACCACAGCATTGAAGGCTACGACGAAAAACGCTTGTACGATTTGATTTGGAAGCGCACCATTGCTTCGCAAATGAGCGACGCGGAATTTGAAAAAACAATTGCGAAAATTGATATTTCCACCAATAAAGAACAATTGACAGCAAGCGGCGAAGTAATGAAGTTTGACGGATTTCTCAAAGTGTATCTCGAAGGAAAAGACGATGAAGATGAAGACGAAAACAATGAAGGCGTATTGCCGCCGTTGCAGGTAAATCAGTCATTGGATTTTATTGAAATGACGGCAACAGAAAAATTCACTCGCCCTGCACCACGCTATACAGAAGCATCGCTGGTAAAGAAATTGGAAGAACTCGGCATCGGTCGCCCATCAACTTATGCGCCTACGATTTCTACCATTATGAAAAGAAATTATGTAGAAAAAAGCGACAAGCAAGGTACGCCGCGCGACATTCACATTCTTCATCTGGATAATAAAAATAGCATTCGCCAAAAAAAGAAAACTGAAATCACAGGCGCGGATAAAGGCAAATTAATTCCTACGGATTTGGGCATGGTAGTTACGGATTTTCTCACGCAGCATTTTAAGAATGTGATGGATTATAATTTCACTGCACGCGTGGAAGAAGAATTTGACGAAATTGCCGAAGGCAAATTGGTTTGGAATAATATGATTCATACGTTCTATGGTCCGTTCCATCAAACCATTGAAAATACATTGGAAACTGCAGAACGCGCCAAAGGCGAACGCGAACTCGGCACCGACCCTGAAAGCGGCAAAAAAGTATATGCACGCATGGGACGCTACGGCGCTATGGTGCAGATAGGCGAAGCCGATGATGAAGTAAAGCCGCGTTTTGCATCGCTCAACAAAAACCAAAGCATCGAAACTATTACGCTGGAGGAAGCATTGGATTTGTTCAAATTGCCATTCACGCTTGGCGATTATAAAGACGCAGAAGTAAGCGTAGGCGTTGGTCGTTACGGTCCTTATGTAAAATGGGGCGAAACATTTATTTCCATTCCGCGCAGCACCGACCCATTCTCGGTGGATATGGACAAAGCCCTTGAATTGATTAAAGAAAAAGAAGCAGCCGATGCGCCGATTGGCTACTACGAAAGCAAACCTGTAACCAAAGGTAAAGGGCGTTTTGGTCCGTATATCAAGTGGGAAGATTTGTTTGTAAATGTTCCTAAACGGTACGATTTCGACAACCTTTCTCAAAAAGATATTGACGAGTTGGTTTCTCAAAAAATCGAGAAAGAGGCCAACCGTTATATTCAGCAATGGGAAAGCGAAAAAATATCAATTGAAAACGGTCGCTGGGGTCCGTTTATTCGTTTCGGGAAACTGATGCTGAAGTTAGGCAAACGCGCCGACGGCGAGAAATTTACGGATGAAGATTTGAAAACCATTTCTTTGGAAGAGGTAAAGAAAATCATTGAAAGCCAGGTGCCCGGTGCGTTTGAGAAGAAAACAAAGCCGGTTAAAAAAGCAGCGAAAAAATCGCCAACGAAAAAAGTCGTTAAAAAATAAATTATATAGTTATGCAAAGAACTCACTTGTATGTACGCGCAGTAGTTATGTTATTCCTAATAACTGCTCTGACGATATTGTCGAGCAACGTAAAGGCGCAAAAATTATTTTTTGTCTTCGGGCATGTAGGCTACGCACAACCCGGCAATGGTGGTTTGATGAACGATTACAAATTTGGTTTGGGGGCGGAAGCCGGTGGCGGTATAAGAATTATTCATAAAACTTACGTTACGGGTACTATCGGTTATTCTTATTTTGCAGATGTGAAAAATGGTCCGGGGCATTTATCTTATACGCCTGTTCGTTTCGGTATTCGTCAGAATTTTTTGCCGTTAAACATCTTATTCCTTCATGCCGATGTCGGTTCCGCAAGTGTAAAAAATAATATTACCAGCGGTAACCGCTTTACGGGTTCTTTCGGCGCCGGCGTAAAATTGGGTCCTCTGGAAGGACAAATAGATTACGAATTAATCGGGAAAAAATCAGCCGACCCATCAGGAACAAATGGCTGGGTTGCGTTTAAACTCGGTTGGCGCTTCGGATTATAAATATAAAGAAAAGTAAAATGCCGGTTTTTCGGTTGAGGGCAATAAACAATATTGCTCATTGATTTTTTGTTTTAATACTTCCCGATTGTGCATCAGACTTCAACATATTTCTGTTCAAA from Arachidicoccus sp. BS20 encodes the following:
- a CDS encoding 50S ribosomal protein L25 — its product is MKTITIEGQLRTESGKKATRQIRSQGNVPGVIYGGEKEINFYASAKAFKPLVYTGEFQKAEVKIDGKTYPAILKDLQFDRVTDTLTHIDLLELVEGKKVIATIPVKLTGNSAGVKAGGKLITKLKSLKVKALPKDLKEFIEVDITNLELNGNIRVEDVQEPALEIMNSKRIPIASIVMTRQLRQEEAAADKKK
- a CDS encoding ribose-phosphate pyrophosphokinase, coding for MMNPSVKIFSGTGSQELAQKIAKRFGAPLGKINIQKFSDGEFQPVFLESIRGDYVFLVQSTFAPTDNLMELLLMIDAAKRASAYKIVAVIPYFGFARQDRKDKPRVAIGAKLVAKLIEAAGADRVVTMDLHAAQIQGFFDIPVDHLDSSAIFIPYIEKLKLKNLTFAAPDVGSTNRVREIANYFNAEMVICDKHRKRANEIASMVVIGDVEGKDIVLIDDICDTAGTLTKAAGLLKEKGAKSVRALCTHPILSGKAYETIENSVLEEMVVCDTIPMEKSSDKIKVLSVADLFAIAIRNAYENKSITSLFIHSQLRERERANK
- the radC gene encoding RadC family protein, translated to MFFTNNLKQINMEKLSIKNWAEDDRPREKLLLKGASSLSNAELLAILINNGTRYASALDLGKSLLNKANNSIHQLSKLSVKEILQLKIKGIGEAKAVTLVAALELSNRRDAEAKLKTSITQSNEIAAFLKAKLQYLQKEVFAVVFLNNSNKIVQFEIISEGGITGTLIDVRIILKKALQHNATNIIICHNHPSGNLKPSRADVDITQKIKSASETLDIKLLDHIIVSDTGFLSFKDEGLF
- a CDS encoding S10 family peptidase is translated as MKFTKHIASGALMSLLSFSAFSQRPFRRDSSMAPRPERKGDSSTIDYKKPQKSVTEGSVTVEGKHIDYQAVAGTLILKNGEDVPTMSVFYTAYFKKGGDPSKRPVTFIYNGGPGSATLWLHMGAWGPQRVYLNEAGRTKAPYRTVNNDYSLLDASDLVFIDAPGTGFSKLITKEMGGAGTPDQFYGIDQDGRAFTAFIKQFVSVFDRWNSPKYLFGESYGTFRSAVVANDLENEGISLNGVILLSQLFSYSFMTETTGQNPGDGLPFELVLPSFAATAWYHNKLPNKPAQLEPFLKEVEHFAMNDYALALNQGAALDANSFNQIAEKLHEYTGLPVDYIKKANLRVNGPQFEQTLLGDSSKITGRLDSRFSGYAIDPLSEGAEYDPMDSYIDGAFTATFNSYARTTLKFGKGQEFHNYGNTGRWDFHRRGFVGFPNVMNDLANAMIQDPSLKVMLNSGYFDLGTPYYEGEYEMKHLPMPASLQKNIEYARYNSGHMVYLHLESLKKLHDNVAKFINSTYSAN
- the topA gene encoding type I DNA topoisomerase, producing the protein MAKNLLIVESPAKAKTIEKILGKDFEVVSSYGHIRDLDKGDNGIDIEHKFTPHYIVPDDKIKVVNQLKQQAKKAGEVWLASDEDREGESISWHLAQVLGLDPKTTKRIVFHEITKPAIERAVQNPRTIDMNLVDAQQARRVLDRLVGFELSPVLWRKVGMQRSLSAGRVQSVAVRLIVEREREINAFTTESSFKVEAIFQADDINKKKVNFKAESGNKFADATSAEAFLESCKNATYKVNDIQVKPAKRTPSAPFTTSTLQQEASRKLGFGVSKTMMLAQRLYENGFITYMRTDSVNLSAMALGEIQSEIKNSYGEKYYQPRKFKNKNESAQEAHEAIRPTYIQNHSIEGYDEKRLYDLIWKRTIASQMSDAEFEKTIAKIDISTNKEQLTASGEVMKFDGFLKVYLEGKDDEDEDENNEGVLPPLQVNQSLDFIEMTATEKFTRPAPRYTEASLVKKLEELGIGRPSTYAPTISTIMKRNYVEKSDKQGTPRDIHILHLDNKNSIRQKKKTEITGADKGKLIPTDLGMVVTDFLTQHFKNVMDYNFTARVEEEFDEIAEGKLVWNNMIHTFYGPFHQTIENTLETAERAKGERELGTDPESGKKVYARMGRYGAMVQIGEADDEVKPRFASLNKNQSIETITLEEALDLFKLPFTLGDYKDAEVSVGVGRYGPYVKWGETFISIPRSTDPFSVDMDKALELIKEKEAADAPIGYYESKPVTKGKGRFGPYIKWEDLFVNVPKRYDFDNLSQKDIDELVSQKIEKEANRYIQQWESEKISIENGRWGPFIRFGKLMLKLGKRADGEKFTDEDLKTISLEEVKKIIESQVPGAFEKKTKPVKKAAKKSPTKKVVKK